One segment of Cutaneotrichosporon cavernicola HIS019 DNA, chromosome: 4 DNA contains the following:
- the PDS5 gene encoding uncharacterized protein (cohesin-associated protein pds5) yields MPRAVKQKLAFREKLVQTGKGGGADALLRRLKNLFQELVKLDQEQIDVKSLDSVRVQLVQRVIVFHKDRGVKAFAACCLAELLRLYAPDAPYTADQLRDIFQFFIAQIVSGLKGHGSKAPIKKYDSQATQQTQTQTQATQGTRITDAPYYTEYCHLIESLAQIKSVVIIVDLPSADDLIARYFEGFCEIARADMNKSLLRNLVSILVELLLEAERAPSGVMDVIIKQFETYGSKPDTPSFQLIADVCNRMGVKVLPPAVLAHFSDIQMTHGRDPSPTDLQTLKESHELVLTMFRNAPSLLVNVIPVLEENLRAVEEVPLRQLSTETLGTMFGERPIIGKGVESFVVLIAKAYPATWRAWLGRKVDKALAVRLAWVQATGKIIANQPDLRGEVEADLVERVQDSDERVRAAICKVLGSLSYETALHHVSDQLLHAVGGRVSDKKPLVRNEAINSLAKLWGLAYEAIESTEEDAIRHFGWIPQEMLHAIFRKDVTVDLRSQVNAAFKNVILPLPSKPDDEQVWVDRFLLVAAHLDESALAGLERLTGLKGYAKGSSPYSAFADACDEFNGGTDESVDKSVKTRLSYIVEAISRMLFNDHEKARKDLEAFAEANDKKLYKLLRTMADPQSNLRTIIKSRNEFLRRVEQSYSNLLDVLSVVVDHAAWVIINQSSIPCLIRRLQKPEGPNAERVGALSARFLTFVAKECAPMYKDHIDELKIIINDRRNNTLVEVAVQALAVVTKWNPESGPSDKRVIERAMTLSLSGTPRQAKFASRFISVCSDGNASQRLVDSLWDQLRTGDEEIILPTLSSLAELALSASVAFRSHGDDIIQNILGDVMLRPSEDETEDDKWADEDQLPVRDRAKLYGIKVLTHNSLPWCKLPDALDHVRPVLALLNDLMKNDGRVTDETNEGLRAACSILKLANVRLYDKAMSESFVNVSFILQDVNFTVRNLFLKKLFAVVPSQRLLPRWNALPAFAAQDPEMENILLARTIIRACVNNARKLRDDPDDMKDRIEVPVARLLHLLTQHPDLGWSSLNELKDIAKFIELYVECVATSQNVTLLFTVVGKLKTVCVVGEQMDAEKVSLLLSDRPLVDDDDERHTSATYHLYMLSELAQMIIRNRAHAGQWNLTMYPGKVRMPNDIFANLPSVDVQQKMARHTFLSEDVQVWAKSFGRRTHVTGQTRRAAAGTSPVKEPRKRRRASTKSPRKRRRSSRRDDDDGDDETSDEETTEDDEGDVDMATASEAETEEEEANGAEAVVGRGGRRSAKTKAQKAVTRKAKRASAPKKKKAAQRSVTQSESDLTELSDG; encoded by the exons ATGCCGCGCGCGGTCAAGCAGAAGCTCGCATTCCGCGAGAAGCTCGTCCAGACCGGCAAGGGTGGCGGGGCTGACGCACTTCTCCGTCGTCTCAAG AATCTGTTCCAAGAACTAGTCAAGCTTGACCAGGAGCAGATTGACGTCAAGTCGCTGGATAGTGTACGCGTCCAGCTGGTGCAGCGCGTCATCGTATTCCACAAAGA CCGCGGTGTCAAGGCATTTGCGGCGTGctgcctcgccgagctgctgcgACTGTACGCCCCCGACGCGCCGTACACTGCCGACCAGCTGCGTGACATCTTCCAGTTCTTCATCGCGCAGATCGTCAGCGGTCTCAAGGGCCACGGGTCGAAAGCACCAATCAAGAAGTATGACAGCCAGGCGACACAGCAAACGCAAACACAGACACAGGCAACACAGGGGACACGCATCACCGACGCGCCGTACTACACCGAGTACTGCCATCTCATTGAGTCCCTGGCGCAGATCAAGTCGGTTgtcatcatcgtcgaccTTCCCTCAGCCGACGACTTGATAGCCCGGTACTTTGAAGGCTTCTGCGAGATTGCTCG TGCGGATATGAACAAGTCTTTGTTGCGCAACCTTGTTagcatcctcgtcgagctaTTGCTTGAGGCAGAGCGCGCGCCGTCCGGTGTGATGGACGTCATCATCAAGCAGTTTGAGACGTACGGCTCCAAACCAGATACGCCGTCCTTCCAGCTTATCGCCGACGTGTGCAACCGGATGGGCGTCAAGGTTCTTCCGCCCGCCGTGCTCGCGCACTTCTCCGATATCCAAATGACCCACGGCCGCGACCCATCACCAACAGATCTGCAGACCCTCAAAGAATcgcacgagctcgtcctcaccaTGTTCCGCAATGCTCCCAGTCTCCTTGTCAATGTCATACCCGTACTCGAGGAGAACTtgcgcgccgtcgaggaggtgccgTTGCGGCAGCTGTCCACCGAGACCCTCGGCACAATGTTCGGCGAGCGGCCCATCATCGGCAAGGGAGTCGAGAGCTTTGTCGTCTTAATCGCCAAGGCTTACCCGGCAACGTGGCGCGCTTGGCTCGGTCGAAAGGTCGACAAGGCGCTGGCGGTACGACTGGCGTGGGTTCAGGCGACGGGCAAGATCATCGCGAACCAGCCTGACCTGCGGGGCGAAGTAGAGG CCGACTTAGTCGAGCGCGTTCAGGATTCAGACGAGCGTGTCCGTGCAGCGATCTGCAAGGTACTCGGGTCGCTGAGCTACGAGACAGCCCTCCACCATGTCAGCGACCAGCTCCTGCATGCTGTCGGCGGGCGTGTGAGCGACAAGAAG CCTCTTGTTCGCAACGAGGCAATCAACTCCCTTGCCAAGCTCTGGGGCCTCGCGTACGAGGCCATCGAGTCGACCGAAGAGGATGCTATTCGGCACTTTGGTTGGATCCCACAAGAAATGCTGCATGCAATCTTCCGCAAGGACGTGACAGTCGACCTCCGCTCACAGGTCAACGCGGCGTTCAAGAACGTCATTCTTCCTCTACCATCCAAGCCTGACGACGAGCAAGTCTGGGTGGaccgcttcctcctcgtcgccgcgcacctAGATGAGAGCGCCCTCGCAGGTTTGGAGCGTCTGACAGGCCTTAAGGGATATGCCAAGGGCTCATCCCCATATTCTGCGTTTGCAGACGCGTGTGATGAGTTTAAC ggTGGTACAGACGAGAGTGTGGACAAGAGTGTCAAGACCCGTCTTTCCTACATCGTGGAGGCGATTTCTC GCATGTTGTTCAACGACCACGAGAAGGCAAGGAAAGATCTCGAGGCGttcgccgaggccaacgaCAAGAAGCTATACAAGCTGCTCCGAACAATGGCGGACCCGCAGTCGAATCTTCGCACCATCATCAAATCGCGGAACGAGTTCCTGCGTCGAGTCGAACAGTCGTACTCaaacctcctcgacgtacTCTCCGTGGTGGTAGACCACGCCGCGTGGGTGATCATCAACCAGTCCAGCATTCCCTGCCTGATCAGACGCCTGCAGAAACCAGAAGGACCAAACGCTGAGCGCGTAGGCGCGTTGAGTGCCCGCTTCCTGACTTTTGTTGCAAAGGAATGCGCACCCATGTACAAGGACCACATCGATGAGCTGAAGATTATCATCAACGACAGGCGGAACAATACTTTGGTTGAAGTCGCTGTCCAAGCCTTGGCGGTGGTGACCAAGTGGAACCCCGAGAGCGGGCCTTCGGACAAGAGAGTTATCGAGCGAGCCATGACTCTGTCCCTCTCCGGCACGCCTCGGCAAGCCAAGTTCGCGTCGCGGTTTATCTCTGTGTGCAGTGATGGTAACGCTTCCCAGCGATTGGTCGACTCGCTGTGGGACCAGCTCCGGaccggcgacgaggagatcaTCCTGCCCACTCTGTCGTCGTTGGCGgagctcgccctctccgcctcggTCGCGTTCCGGAGCCACGGCGACGACATCATCCAGAACATCCTGGGGGACGTCATGTTGAGACCTTCAGAGGATGAGACGGAAGATGACAAGTGGGCCGATGAGGACCAACTTCCGGTGCGCGACCGCGCCAAGCTCTACGGTATCAAGGTTCTCACCCACAATTCTTTGCCGTGGTGCAAGCTCCCAGATGCGCTCGATCACGTTAGACCtgtcctcgcgcttctcAACGACTTGATGAAAAACGACGGCCGCGTCACGGACGAGACGAACGAGGG GCTACGCGCGGCCTGCTCGATCCTCAAGCTTGCCAACGTGAGATTGTACGACAAAGCCATGTCTGAGTCGTTCGTCAATGTCAGCTTCATCTTGCAGGACGTCAACTTCACTGTACGTAATCTCTTCCTCAAGAAGCTGTTTGCCGTTGTTCCGTCCCAGCGCCTTCTTCCCAGGTGGAACGCGTTACCGGCGTTCGCAGCTCAGGACCCTGAGATGGAGAACATCCTTTTG gctAGAACGATCATCCGGGCTTGTGTCAACAACGCGCGGAAACTCCGTGATGATCCAGACGACATGAAGGACCGTATTGAGGTCCCCGTCGCGCGACTTTTGCACCTCCTGACTCAGCACCCTGACCTGGgctggtcgagcttgaacgagctcaaggacattgCAAAGTTCATCGAGCTCTACGTCGAGTGCGTCGCGACGAGTCAGAACGTGACGCTCCTGTTTACGGTCGTGGGCAAGCTCAAGACGGTCTGTGTGGTCGGCGAGCAGATGGACGCGGAGAAAGTCAGTCTCCTCCTGAGCGACAGGCCATTGGTggacgatgatgacgagagGCACACATCGGCGACCTAT CACCTGTACATGCTGTCGGAGCTCGCGCAGATGATCATCCGCAACCGCGCGCACGCCGGGCAATGGAACCTGACCATGTATCCCGGCAAGGTGAGGATGCCGAACGACATCTTTGCAAACCTGCCCTCCGTCGACGTCCAGCAAAAAATGGCGCGGCACACGTTCTTAAGCGAAGATGTGCAGGTGTGGGCGAAATCGTTTGGTCGCAGGACACACGTGACTGGGCAGACG cgacgagcagcagcagggaCGAGCCCTGTCAAAGAGCCGCGGAAGCGCCGGCGGGCAAGCACCAAGTCGCCCAGGAAGCGCCGGCGCTCGTCACGGCgggatgacgacgatggcgatgacgagaCGAGTGACGAAGAGACGACagaggatgatgagggtGACGTGGACATGGCGACAGCAAGTGaggcggagacggaggaggaagaggccAACGGCGCtgaggcggtggtggggcggggcgggcggcggtcgGCTAAA ACTAAGGCTCAGAAGGCCGTCACGCGCAAGGCTAAGCGGGCTTCTGCGCCtaagaagaagaaggctgcgCAGCGGAGCGTTACACAGTCTGAAAGCGACCTGACCGAGTTGAGCGATGGGTAA
- a CDS encoding uncharacterized protein (Thiamine pyrophosphate enzyme, N-terminal TPP binding domain): MSDQIHLAEYIVERLKQAGVKSIFGVPGDYNLELLDYFESDPTLQWVGNANELNAAYAADGYARTNHGLGVLVTTFGVGELSALNGIAGCLAERIPVLHIVGAPSTAMQKEHVLLHHTLNTESSFDTFSKMSAPLSCATALLSQVTPEADTSYSDAFDKALAECLTQCRPAYVELPMDTVRSMVSSEGLEKPLPQPSSAPPFGENAPLNPGSTPTNQLFQSTDDHFDAPPELVTSHVVDVITKKYAAAKRPTVLVDACAARFGVGDLVRELVESCGLRFFTTPMGKGILDERHPLFGGCYAGSNSLATVKDEIEASDFVLYVGALKSDFNSGSFTIGIPTEHAVRLHSFTTNVGFAAYPTTDIRHVLPLLLPAFKKVKSRPAKHDSLEEKIKAGNVMAFKKMPDNEDGKIVHAWLWQRMAAWFKDDDVIITETGTSSFGLLPIPLPSRCTYVTQVLWGSIGWSVGAALGCALAADEQGGRRTVLFVGDGSFQLTVQEVGTIVRRGVPAYIFVLNNDGYEIERLIHGPNAGYNEIQMYNLQMCLPFLGGKKPAVPYESFKVSTQGELHALLQDRAFGVADKVRLIELVMPRGDAPAGLIKQAQLTAKANAK, from the exons ATGTCCGACCAGATTCACCTTGCAGAGTACATCGTCGAGCGGCTCAAGCAGGCTGGCGTCAAGTCT ATCTTCGGCGTCCCAGGCGACTACAacctcgagcttctcgacTACTTCGAATCCGACCCCACTCTCCAATGGGTTGGCAACGCCAACGAGCTCAACGCAGCCTACGCGGCCGACGGCTACGCCCGCACCAACCACGGCCTAGGGGTCCTGGTAACGACGTTTGGGGTCGGCGAACTCTCGGCCCTAAACGGCATCGCAGGTTGTCTTGCCGAACGCATTCCCGTTCTCCACATCGTCGGCGCTCCCAGTACAGCTATGCAGAAGGAGCACGTGCTCCTGCACCACACGCTCAATACCGAGAGCTCGTTCGACACGTTCAGCAAAATGAGCGCACCCCTGTCTTGCGCTACGGCTCTGCTGTCGCAAGTTACGCCCGAGGCCGATACGAGTTATAGTGACGCCTTTGacaaggcgctcgcggaATGTCTTACACAGTGTCGGCCGGCTTATGTCGAGCTCCCGATGGACACCGTGCGGAGCATGGTGTCTTCCGAGGGCCTCGAGAAGCCTCTC CCACAGCCATCCTCCGCCCCGCCATTCGGTGAGAACGCCCCCCTCAACCCCGGGAGCACACCGACCAACCAGCTCTTCCAGAGCACTGACGACCACTTTGATGCGCCCCCCGAGCTCGTGACCTCGCACGTCGTTGACGTCATTACGAAAAAGTacgcggccgccaagcgccCGACCGTCCTAGTCGACGCCTGCGCGGCCCGCttcggcgttggcgacctcgtccgTGAGCTGGTCGAGTCGTGCGGGCTTCGCTTCTTCACCA CCCCAATGGGCAAGGGAATCCTGGACGAGCGCCACCCGCTCTTCGGCGGCTGTTACGCTGGTTCAAACTCCCTCGCTACCGTCAAGGATGAGATCGAAGCCTCCGACTTTGTGCTGTACGTCGGTGCCCTCAAGTCCGACTTCAACTCTGGCTCCTTCACCATCGGCATTCCGACGGAACACGCCGTCCGCCTACACTCCTTCACGACGAATGTGGGATTTGCGGCCTACCCAACGACCGATATTCGGCACGtgctcccactcctcctgCCCGCATTCAAGAAAGTCAAGAGTCGGCCGGCGAAGCACGACTCTCTAGAGGAGAAGATCAAGGCTGGCAACGTCATGGCTTTCAAGAAGATGCCGGATaacgaggacggcaagatCGTCCATGCGTGGCTGTGGCAGCGCATGGCGGCTTGGTTCAAGGACGACG ACGTCATTATCACAGAGACGGGGACTAGCTCGTTCGGACTGCTTCCCATTCCCCTGCCTAGTCGGTGCACTTACGTCACCCAGGTGCTATGGGGGAGTATTGGATGGAGCGtgggcgcggcgctgggGTGCGCCCTGGCTGCGGACGAGCAGGGTGGGCGCCGGACGGTGCTGTTTGTCGGCGACGGGTCTTTCCAGCTT ACCGTCCAGGAAGTCGGGACGATCGTGCGCCGGGGCGTGCCGGCGTACATCTTCGTTCTCAACAATGACGGGTACGAGATCGAGCGCCTGATCCACGGCCCGAACGCTGGATACAACGAGATCCAGATGTACAACCTGCAGATGTGCCTTCCCTTCCTTGGGGGGAAGAAGCCGGCCGTTCCTTACGAGAGCTTCAAGGTCAGCACGCAGGGCGAGCTGCATGCGCTGCTCCAGGACCGGGCGTTCGGCGTGGCTGACAAGGTCCGGCTCATTGAACTCGTCATGCCCCGCGGCGATGCGCCAGCCGGACTCATCAAGCAGGCGCAGCTTACGGCCAAGGCGAATGCCAAGTAA
- a CDS encoding uncharacterized protein (Ras of Complex, Roc, domain of DAPkinase) → MMVVTPPVLPPSFEPDGFNSPGPLNGVSRTTTTPPFPVYAQGQDHHPPSQQLPCVPARLDPEMQKPSLPPTPDPSPPRNPIAFPVQMVALAPPADHVPSSARSYHLEQALLSPDEYSPPSTGTSPSTNASSSSSQPSAVPSARRRRSEFGVLSELSQSPSKLSPTKSPTKQRGIARSDTLPTLDRLSLTGRNRSQDERARAKSRRSTFAAPAPGPSSVRMVESHSADSRARLRSTPGPGLGGTTLVRYSTLATEYPNGSRMRRMGPESATSATLPARTFPGSASDFDADLDFGGPEGLEAKVVLLGSQGVGKTSLILRLTTGSYSAIPAPASLEGSLYKRKLVHHGVPVKLQIWDTAGQERFRSMAPIYYRGAHVCILVYDTTDRDSFMDVRSWLDELNSKASKDMIIYVVGAKTDLDDQRVVTLGEARRTIRTWLKPAPPESELLLDNNSLSPPTSSRLFRSTSTRARTESSSGISPPRARPHSMHGLASLMAAASDFADWDPSPSGVSTPSGPALVSPTPAPTVHFPPDVTSSGSGSSVSASTVTSPSSRPSLPPRRKRVSFHSPAPPCEPISGTTAETAVASTANSTSRVRQTSNRFSISGFSGVLGLSRSPTTSEALANLELLAEANDLPPRPTNSRGSLTPLRVRVESSPMLGDAKRGEEWSRGWGRGEGPGAANALEEFGAVVRSQKNDRNGKGAGSHRPRSGSLGCDSRLYPTDSRDEDEEKPPQWGVEVEGVRLGEVSSLTGEGIELLCRSIATVLVTRKDKIERERTLRRKDSVMLTDTTKKDARKPKGRYGCCA, encoded by the exons ATGATGGTGGTTACGCCTCCAGTCCTGCCGCCCTCGTTCGAGCCAGACGGATTCAACTCTCCTGGTCCATTGAACGGCGTGAGccgcaccaccaccacccctcccttccccgTCTAcgctcaagggcaagaTCACCACCCACCGTCCCAACAGCTTCCTTGCGTACCTGCCCGGCTCGACCCGGAGATGCAAAAGCCAAGCTTGCCGCCCACACCAGACccatcgccgccacgcAACCCCATCGCCTTCCCAGTGCAGATGGTCGCTCTCGCTCCACCTGCAGACCATGTGCCGTCATCGGCACGCAGTTATCACTTGGAGCAGGCTTTGCTGTCCCCAGACGAATACTCCCCACCTTCCACCGGCACATCTCCTAGCACAAACGCCAGCAGTAGCAGCAGCCAGCCGTCCGCCGTCCCCAGcgcccgacgccgccgctcaGAGTTTGGAGTCTTATCGGAACTGTCCCAATCGCCTTCCAAGCTCTCGCCGACGAAATCGCCAACAAAGCAACGAGGGATTGCGCGGTCCGACACGCTTCCTACTCTCGACCGCTTATCGCTCACAGGCCGCAACCGCTCCCAGGACGAACGCGCACGCGCAAAGTCACGAAGGTCCACGTTTGCGGCGCCCGCACCAGGGCCGTCTTCTGTCCGCATGGTCGAGAGCCACAGTGCCGACTCCCGCGCGCGGTTGCGTTCCACCCCAGGTCCAGGACTCGGTGGCACAACGCTTGTGCGGTACTCTACACTGGCAACAGAGTACCCTAACGGTTCTCGGATGCGCAGAATGGGCCCCGAGTCGGCCACCTCTGCCACACTGCCAGCCCGCACGTTTCCTGGCTCCGCGTCCGACTTTGACGCCGACCTTGACTTCGGCGGACCAGAGgggctcgaggccaaggtaGTGCTCCTCGGATCGCAGGGCGTGGGCAAGACGTCGCTCATTCTCCGCCTCACCACCGGGTCGTACTCTGCGATCCCGGCACCAGCTTCTCTGGAAGGTTCGCTATACAAGCGCAAGCTTGTCCACCACGGCGTGCCTGTCAAACTGCAGATTTGGGACACCGCCGGCCAAGAGCGCTTCCGCTCCATGGCCCCGATCTACTACCGTGGGGCACACGTCTGCATTCTCGTTTACGACACAACCGACCGCGACAGCTTCATGGACGTGCGGTCAtggctcgacgagctcaacaGCAAGGCGTCCAAGGACATGATCATCTACGTGGTCGGTGCAAAGACCGACCTTGACGACCAGCGTGTGGTTAC CCTAGGCGAGGCACGCCGCACGATTCGAACCTGGCTCAAGCCCGCGCCCCCCGAGTCCGAGCTCTTGCTCGATAACAACTCTCTgtcgccacccacctcgAGCCGCCTCTTTAGAAGCACCTCTACTCGGGCCAGGACAGAGTCTAGCTCTGGGATCTCGCCTCCGCGCGCCCGCCCGCACTCGATGCACGGCCTGGCATCGCTGatggccgccgccagcgaCTTTGCTGACTGGGACCCGTCCCCGTCCGGCGTCTCGACGCCTTCGGGGCCTGCCCTCGTGTCGCCTACGCCAGCGCCGACTGTTCACTTCCCGCCTGACGTTACGTCATCCGGGTCTGGCTCGAGCGTCAGCGCATCGACCGTCACGTCACCGTCGAGCAGACCGTCTCTCCCACCTCGCCGGAAGCGCGTGTCCTTCCACTCGCCCGCACCGCCGTGCGAACCGATATCTGGTACCACTGCTGAGACAGCGGTCGCGTCCACTGCCaactcgacgtcgcgcgtTCGCCAGACGTCGAACCGTTTCTCGATCTCAGGCTTCTCCGGTGTCTTAGGCTTATCTCGCTCCCCGACCACAAGTGAGGCACTCGCCAATCTTGAGCTTCTTGCCGAGGCCAATGACCTGCCTCCACGCCCGACCAACTCGCGTGGCTCCCTCACGCCGCTGCGCGTTCGGGTCGAGAGCTCGCCAATGCTTGGTGACGCGAAGCGGGGCGAAGAGTGGAGCCGAGGATGgggccgaggagagggCCCGGGCGCAGCCAACGCACTGGAAGAGTTTGGCGCTGTCGTCCGCTCGCAAAAGAACGACCGGAACGGCAAGGGCGCGGGCTCGCACCGTCCGCGCAGTGGCAGCCTCGGCTGCGACTCGCGCCTGTACCCCACAGACTcacgcgacgaggacgaggagaagccgCCACAGTGGGGCGTCGAAGTCGAGGGcgtgcgcctcggcgaggtgtCCTCCCTTAccggcgagg GCATCGAGCTCCTCTGCCGTTCGATCGCAACCGTCCTCGTTACGCGCAAGGACAAgattgagcgcgagcgcaccCTGCGTAGAAAAGACAGCGTCATGCTCACGGACACGACCAAGAAGGACGCACGCAAGCCCAAGGGCCGCTACGGGTGTTGTGCATAG